Proteins encoded together in one Microbacterium sp. zg-Y625 window:
- a CDS encoding fasciclin domain-containing protein, with product MLSSKKKITAALTLTLASAFALSACSMGSDTATDEPTEEVVEEEMVEETMDPAAMLVGAGCEAYAEEVPDGAGSIQGMSQEPVAIAASNNPLLTTLTAAISGELNPDVNLVETLNDGEYTVFAPVDEAFAKIDQATLDSLKTDSDTLTSILTYHVVEGQVDPEDIAGMHTTLQGEDVEVTGSGDEWMVNDASVICGGVQTANATVYLIDTVLMPPAQ from the coding sequence ATGCTCAGCAGCAAGAAGAAGATCACCGCAGCTCTGACTCTCACGCTGGCGAGTGCGTTTGCACTCTCGGCATGCTCGATGGGCAGCGACACGGCCACCGACGAGCCGACCGAAGAGGTCGTCGAAGAGGAGATGGTCGAGGAGACGATGGATCCCGCTGCCATGCTCGTGGGCGCCGGCTGCGAGGCCTACGCCGAGGAGGTTCCCGACGGGGCCGGCTCGATCCAGGGCATGTCGCAGGAGCCCGTCGCGATCGCGGCATCCAACAACCCGCTTCTGACGACGCTCACCGCGGCGATCAGCGGCGAGCTCAACCCCGACGTCAACCTCGTCGAGACGCTCAACGACGGCGAGTACACCGTGTTCGCCCCGGTGGACGAGGCGTTCGCGAAGATCGACCAGGCGACGCTCGACTCGCTCAAGACCGACAGTGACACGCTCACGTCGATCCTCACGTACCACGTCGTCGAGGGTCAGGTCGACCCCGAGGACATCGCGGGAATGCACACCACCCTGCAGGGCGAAGATGTGGAGGTGACCGGCTCGGGCGACGAGTGGATGGTCAACGACGCGTCCGTCATCTGCGGCGGCGTGCAGACCGCCAATGCCACCGTCTACCTCATCGACACGGTCCTGATGCCTCCGGCTCAGTGA